Below is a window of Desmonostoc muscorum LEGE 12446 DNA.
TAGCGGCGTTGCTAGCTGGTATGACTTTGCCATTGCCATTTTTGAAGAAGCCCAACAGCTAGGGTTTCCTTTGAAAGTTGAAAATATTATCCCCATTACAACCCCCGAATATCCCACACCCGCCCGTCGCCCTGCCTATTCCGTCCTTGCTTGTGGCAAAATTTCAACACTTCTAGGAAAATATCCCCCCCATTGGCGACAAAGACTTAGGGAAATGCTCAAAGATTGGGGATGAGCGGGATGAGAGAGATTATAAAAAAGCTTCCCACCGTTCCTACCCCAGTCCCCAGTCCCCAGTCCCCAGTCCCCAATCCCCAGTCCCTATCCCCTTTTTAAAACTCCTATTTCTTGTTGTATTGGCAAGACATCTAAAATATCAGTTTGGGAACAATATTTTAAATCTTCTTGACAGTCAAGACGCAATAGGCGTTGACCGTGACTAGCTTGGTGGAATAATCCTAGTAAGTTATCTTGCCATTGAGAGTAAAGAGCGATCGCACTAACTACTTCATCATTACCAGCTAATTCCTCTGGTGAAATCTTGGTTTGCTCTAAAAGACTATGAGCGATCGCACCCGCACAAACTGTATCCTCTAAAGAAAAACTACCTTCCCAGCCTGAGCCGACAATCCACACTGTCTCTGGTTGCTTTTCTAGAAGAAATTGCACCACCGCAGCTCGGTTGATTAAGGCTGCTGCAATTACATTTGGCGAGTCTTGTACCCGTTGTAAAGCACGAGTGCCATTTGTGGTACTGATAAACAACCGACGCCCCTGCACCAATTCCGATGTACAGTCGAGGGGAGAGTTACCCAACTCAAAGCCCGCTACTTTAGCGCCGCCGCGTTCTCCAGCCCGCAGACGTTTTTCAGGAGGCCATTGTTCACTAACTGCGATTAGTTGATCTAAATCGCTGAATACTTGTACAGCTTCGCCTCCAGCTGCCAAGACAGTCGCTATTGTGCTAGTGGCTCGCAAGACATCGACTGCGATCGCACATTCTGGCGGTTTATCCGTTGGAGTCAATTCCGGAGTGTGGTATACAAATAGCTTCACGCGCTGGATACACCTGCTTTTATACTACTGCGGCAAACAAATAACATTCTACCTAGTTAGTGTCACTAACTATAGTCATAATTGCTCCCACAATCTTTTTTAGCATCAAAATACACAATGTATCTCATTGAATACATAAATTACAGCCTATTTTAGGTAAATTAAGTACACCGGTAGGGGCACAGCCATGTTCCCTACAATTATCTGTACCCCACCAAATTGCAATTTGCTG
It encodes the following:
- a CDS encoding 2-phosphosulfolactate phosphatase family protein — protein: MKLFVYHTPELTPTDKPPECAIAVDVLRATSTIATVLAAGGEAVQVFSDLDQLIAVSEQWPPEKRLRAGERGGAKVAGFELGNSPLDCTSELVQGRRLFISTTNGTRALQRVQDSPNVIAAALINRAAVVQFLLEKQPETVWIVGSGWEGSFSLEDTVCAGAIAHSLLEQTKISPEELAGNDEVVSAIALYSQWQDNLLGLFHQASHGQRLLRLDCQEDLKYCSQTDILDVLPIQQEIGVLKRG